Part of the Gammaproteobacteria bacterium genome, GGGACCCACACATTTTCGGGAAAATCAGCAAGCAGATTATTAGTCTTTTACCTGATGCTGAGCATGAAACCAAAATTTATCTAGCCAATCACATGCCGGAACTGGCAAGCAATTATTATTATATGCCGAAGATTTACGATGTCTGGTTTGATATTGGTATTGTGTTTCATACGCTGCGACGTTATAGCGAAGCAGTTTATTATTATCAGCAGTCTATTCACTTTTATGGTGAACAGTTTAATTCTGTGTATAACTTGGCGATCTGTTTCTACAATGCAGGTGAAGTGAAGCAGGCTCAAGCGCAGTTTAAGCGGGCGTTGCAGTTGAATGAAGATTCTAAAGAAACTAAAGAATGGATTGAATTTATCAAGAAGGAAGAGGATTCGAAGAATAATCCATTGTTCTAGAGGTAATTGCTCATCCCCACATAGCTGTCATCCTGAGCGCAAGCGAAGGATGACAGCTATGTGGGGGGCGCACTTAAACTGAGGAGGTATTCAATAGTGTTCCAAGGAGAGAAGGAATTGGACTGCTCCTAAGCGCAGTCAACTTTAGCCTTATCTAAAGCATTCATAGACTAATTCAGTCATCATTACACGATGTGATAATCCAATTGACGGTCAGCTTCAGCTTCATCCTCATCTCCGACGCCACAATCGTCCAATACACACCTCCCAACAGTGCCAAGCGCCGCTACTAATCCGCCACTTACCATGACAATCAGATCATTGGATCTAGTTTCAGATAATTGAGTTGAATGTGAGACTTGATCTATCAGTCCTCCTACTAATACGATAAGTCCCATAATGATAGTTGTATTTGCTGCATAGATGGCTGCATGTCGAGGATTTATATTTCTTACAAACTGGAAAAGCCCATTAGCTCTACTTGTAGCTCCCTCAGCGATAATTCGTGAATCATTACCGAGTTCGGAAAAAAACTGGGACATAATGGGTTTCTCAAAAAGTTGAAGTGTTTATATTTTAACCATCAACCCGATGAAATGGCAAATATTCAGGAAACCAGTATTGAGAATCTACACAACTGATAATGGTAGCGCCAGATGGCATTGTGGCGACACCATCGGCCAAAGCTTGTGTTGCAACGGCAATGGCAATATCTCGAGCTGATTGATGAGCCTGGTCTATGCTAGGTAATAATGGCGCATGAGGGTCGTCATGGATGGGGGCGCAGCGGTTTAGGGCTTCGCAGGCTGCCCATAGCATGTTATCGGTAACGCGATTGGCTTTGACAGCGATAACGCCTAAGCCCATTCCTGGGAAAATTAGGGCATTGTTACACTGGGCTATTCGGCGTGTTTCTCCTTGAAAAGAAACAGGTGGAAAAGGACTGCCGCAGGCAATTAAAGCTTGGCCTTGTGTCCAATTGAGTACATCTTGGGGAGTGGCTTCGGCTTTTTCAGTCGGATTGGACAGCGGGAAAATAATGGGTTGTGCCACCAAGCTTGCCATCGTCTCAATAATCTCTTGCGTAAAAGCGCCGCCCCGGGCGGAGCAGCCGATCAACACGGTGGGTTGTACTTGTTTAATAACTTCCAATAAGGAAATTTCTGCTTTACCGCCAGAAGGCCAATGGGCGACATCTGATGCTGGGCGGGCGAAGGGTTTTTGGGCTGGAGTTAAGTCCTGCATGGTGTCGATTAACAAACCATGTTTATCAATGATCCAGAATCGTGATCTTGCATCTTGAGGGGCGACACCGGTTCTGACGATAGCATCGAATAACTGGTCAGCAATGCCGGTGCCGGCATTGCCACCGCCAAAAATAATAATACGCTGTTGTTCTAAAGTGGATTGTGTGCTTTTAACTGCGGCAAGTAAGGCGGCTAAAGTGGTTGCGCCCGTCCCTTGAATATCATCGTTAAATGAGCAGATTTGATGTTGATAGTTTTGTAAAATTCGCCGTGCATTATCACGTCCGAAATCTTCCCAGTGTAGGAACACCTTAGGAAATTTCTTTTTGACTGCGCGAATGAATAATTCAATGAATTCATCATATTGCTCGCCGGATATGCGACCATGGCGGGAGCCAAGATAAAATGGATCTTGTAGCAAGGCTTCATTATCTGTGCCCGCATCCAATAGGATGGGCAAGGTGCGTAGTGGATTAATACCACCGCAAATACTATAGACCATGAGTTTAGCCACAGGAATTAGCATTGCGCCAATTCCCTGATCGCCTATACCTAATACGCCGCCGCCATCGCTAGCTACGATCAGGTCAATTTCGGGGTTGCTGCGGTTATCCAGAATTTCTTCAATGATATGCCGATCTTCGTAAGAGATGTAAAGTCCGCGCGCTTGCTGAAATTCACGGCTGAACTTTTCGACGGCGATACCGACTGTTGGCGTATAGATGATGGGGATCATTTCGGCAGCATGTTGCTGCAGGAGCTTATAAAATAATACTTGGTTGGTATCGTGTAATTTATTCAGATAGATGTTTTTTTGCAGTGGGCTGTCGTAGGATTGGTATTGTAAAAAACTCCGTTCACATTGCGTTTCCAGCGATTCAATATGTATAGGTAATTTGCCGGTCAGTTCGAAATGATGGCGTTCTTCTTTTGAAAAAGCGGTGCCTTTGTTGAGTTGGGGTGTAGTCAGAAGTGGTTTACCGCTGAGTGAGGTTTCTAGCCATTTGGCTTGGGTTGTTGGATTGGTTTTTATAGTGAAATTCAGCATGTTGGGTTTCCGAGTTTAAAAGCACAATTATTTTATTTATCGTAACTCCCCCTTTGAAAAAGGGGGATTAAGGGGGATTTATGGAGCATATTCAACACTTTGACAATATGGAAACTCTTTAAATCCCCCGCAGGCCGTGTGGCCTGCGCCCCCCTTTTTCAAAGGGGGTGAGCAGTTACTATTTATCTAAATTAGATTTTTCCTCATCACTGTCAGGATGGCTTTTTTTATCTTTTGGATGTTGATTCTCAGCTTCTGCATCAGCCTTTAGATGTTTCAGGGAGATAAATGGCTTCACAGGTTTGTCTTCATTAGCGGCAGTGGTGTAATGGCCGGGAGAGACGTCTTTGACAAAGCGGATGTACTCGGTACCGCTTAATACATCTTCTTTCCAAGGCAGATAGCGGTACATTCCTTCACCTAAAGGTAGTAAAGGATATTTAATGATATCAAAGTAAGGTGAGTAATCAAAATCTTTTGGGGTATAGAGCTTGGGGTTGCGGCTGACTAGCGTAAGTCCTGATTTATCGCGAATAATTTCAGGAATAATAGGGAAATGCACGGATTGAAAAGCACTGGCGATAAGGTATGAGCAGATTTCTTCTGTGGGTTTTAAGGCATTGTGCACAAATAAACTGGAGCGCCATCGCCTAGGCATAAACCCCCATGGGAATAAAAAGCGCGCCAGGTCAATGATATGACGTAAGCTGTAACGCATACCCAAATGATGGAGGGCATACGAATTGACTTTTTGAGCATCATCATGGGAAAGGCCGCGTGGTCTACAGATGCGCACGGTGTAATTTTTGTAACGTGATAACGGGGTGATGATAGTACCACGACCCATGATGCTCTCAATCATTAGCTGCTCATCTGGGGAGCCTTTATAATATTTTTTGATGTGGCTGCGCAGCTGGATATCTTCGATGTCATACAAGCGGCCGATATAAAGCGCGGAATGTGTCCACGTGCTATGGGTAATATGTCGGATAATGAGGCTGACGCGATTACGTCCTTCAATGAGCAGTACATCGGCCGGCCTAATTTCAAAACGGATTTTTTCAAAATCGTAAAGAAATGAGGGCTGTTGTGGTGGTTCATGTAGCAGCCATTTGCTGAATTTTTGAATTAACCATTGTGCAAAACGGGATTTCATTGGGTATTTTCTCGCTACGTTCCTTGAACTAAAAAAATACGCTGGGTTATGTTAGCAATCTACATTCCTCTTACAGCCGTAGCTGAAAGTGGCGAATGGTTACATTTTAGACTAACTCTTTTTAGCTTGCTCATCCGCATTGCCAATATAAGTCTTAGGTGTCAGCTGCTTTAAAGAAGTTTTAACCGCAACAGGTAAGTCTAGGCTGTCAATGAAGTTTAGTAAAGCGGTTGCATCAATTGTTTTACCTCGCGTTAGGGCTTTGAGTTTCTCATAAGGTTGGGAAATGCCATAACGTCGCATGACTGTTTGGATGGGTTCAGCCAGTACTTCCCAGTTTTTATCAAGGTCAGCCTGCAGTACTTCAGTATTCAATTCAAGTTTATTTAAGCCGGTGAGTGTAGCCTGATAGGCGAGTAGGGAGTGGGCTATGCCTACGCCTAAGTTGCGTAATACTGTCGAATCGCTTAAGTCACGCTGCCAGCGCGAGATGGGTAATTTGGCAGCCATATGATCGAGGATAGCGTTGGCTAGGCCTAAATTGCCTTCAGCATTTTCAAAATCAATGGGGTTTATTTTATGAGGCATGGTAGATGAACCAATCTCGCCTTCTTTGGTTTTTTGTTTAAAGTAGCCTAAAGCAATATAACCCCAAATATCGCGATTAAAATCCAGCAAAATGACATTAAAACGCATTAAGGCGTGAAAGAATTCTGCCAGGCAGTCGTGTGGTTCAATCTGCGTGGTGTAGGCATTCCAGGTTAGGTTTAGGCCTTCGACGAATTGGCAGGTGAGTTTTGGCCAGTCTATTTCTGGGTAGGCGATGAGGTGGGCATTAAAATTACCGACTGCGCCATTCATTTTGCCGGAAATGGCCACTTGTTGTAGTTGTTGGCGTTGTCTCTCAAGGCGCATGACGGTATTAGCCAATTCTTTGCCAACGGTAGTGGGTGAGGCGGGTTGGCCGTGGGTGCGAGACAACATGGGTTGTTCGGCATAGCGGTGTGCGAGTTGCTTTAAGGTATCTACGATACGATCCATATAAGGCAACAGGAGTTGCTCGCGTGCGGTGGTTAGCATTAAAGCATAGGCCAGGTTATTGATATCTTCTGAAGTGCAGCCAAAGTGGATAAATTCACTGATGGCGGCTAGCTCTGGATTATGGGTAATGCGTTCTTTCAAAAAGTATTCTAGGGCTTTGACATCGTGGTTGGTGGTGGTTTCAATGGCTTTTATTCTGGCAGCATCTTCGATGCTAAAGCTGGTATAAATATTCTCTAGCAGTTCTTGTGCTTTAAGGCTTAGAGAAGGTATTTCGGCGATTTCTTTGGTTTGCGCTAGTTTTTGTAACCAGCGGATTTCAACCAACAGCCGGAAGCGTAGCAGGCCGTATTCACTGAAAATGGGTCTGAGCTCAGACAGTTTGCTGCTGTAGCGCCCGTCCAGGGGGGAGATGGCGGTGAGGGGAGTAAATTCCATAGATTTGTATACCAGGGTGAGTAGTTATATTTAACATAATATCTCAGGATGGAATGATTGAGTAGGTTTCTGTGGGGGTAGCTCGCAAATGATGTGTACATACCCTAGACCTTCTCGCGCGTCGTCCGTCCCGGCCGAGGAACGGCGGTTCTAAATCTCAAATGCTCCAGGTATATGCTATATTATTACTAAAGTACCTCAAGGAGCATAAGGAATATGCGAAAAATGCAAAATAAGTTCATTGTGGCAGTTCAGCTGCTAGCAAGTTCTTGTATGATGTCGATAGCTTTGGCGCAAGCCCCTACCGTCGCAGATGTAAATGCGATGCAGCCGCCGGATATTTGTTCGGGTCGGTATCCGTTAGTGTTAGCTCCTCTATATGTCACTATACAAAATGATAGTGATGCGGATCTGAATATTGTAGTGCCAAGAGCTTATAGATCCTATGTGCGTTCCAATCCAGATCGGACTGAGCCTATTGCACCGACTGTGGTAACTCACAACAACAATTTGGGACAAAATGTGAGTGTCGTATTACCCCAAGATTATAGTAATTCAGACGAAATACCCGAAATGGAGGATCAGCAGCCACTTTCAGAGAGGCTGTGTTTGCAGGATATCAAGAGGATGGAAGATCAGACTTTATATGCACATAGCAAATATACTTTTCGAATTAGAAGAGCAGATTTTCCCGCACATTTGTTTGTAAAGTTTCGCGTTGCTGCACAAGAACCTTATGGCGAATATGAAGTGGCGCGTTGGGAGTATGCGGAAAATGCGCAATATACCCAAGGTAGTGTAAGATTTTATGACCTTAGCTGTGATGTTGATGCTGCAAAGCCACGTTTTACCATAGGTTGCACGGGAAATAATGATATCAATCATCCCATTATAAATATTAATCTTGGGCACATTGAGCGGCCATTGGTACCAAAGCCTTTAATCTATGGTGGGGAACCTGGGGCGGGGCCACCGTCTACACCATAAGAGTTTGCAGTGGGTATTAGACTTTAGGACTTGGGTAAAAAAATGATGCTGTTGGTGAGAAATGACCCTGACCACCCGTGCAACGCTTATTAAATATGGTTTTACTAAATACAATCAAAATCCCAGTTAAAAAAGGCAATAATTTGTTTATAAATTAACCAGGCCTCCTTAAAAAAATATATTTTCTTCCATGGCTACATTTTGGTCAATCAAAATAGTGTATTCTATATCTGCTTTGAGATTTTGTATGGTAATTATTGGTTTTAAAGCTTAGAGGGGTATTATGAATTTAATTGAATTAAAAAGTTATGTAATGAATCTCATTTTTCATCTTCCTGCATGTAACATCCATATATTTCACCTGGCAAGCTGCTCAATATTTTTCATTGCCATTATGTGCAGTGCCTCAGTTATTTTTATGTTTAGCTTCGTAACTAAAATCCTTGCAAAATTTTTGCTCTCACACTTATTTGAAAAAACTTGCTTACTCTATATTTGGGAGAAAGAAAGAGTCCATTTTGAAGATATAAAAAATTTTCTTAGACTATGATACAGTGATTAAATATACAGAACTCCTAATATGGGTTAAAGATAAAATTTTGAGTTATTTTGAAACAAATAATTTTCCAGCGGCAAAAGAACTAAGAGAGTATTTTGAAATAACTATTAAACATAATGCAAAAGAGGATTCGATTAAAACTGGAGAATCTTAAAAAAACTTAAACATTTTTAACTTTATGATGTTAAAAATTTTACGCTATAATTTTAAATAAAATCAAAATTTTTTCTGATTTCTTTTGCTATCGCAATCAAGGAATATCCTTATTTGTTCTTGCAAAAAGTTGGTGAACACCTCGTCAACTCTTCATTATATAAGGTGAATATCCAATGGATTCCATCAAAAATAACCTATCTCATTCCAAGACTAATAAGCTTATAAATCCCTGGCTTATTTGTTTTTTGGGATCGCTGTTTTTCTTCTATGAATTTGTTCAAATGAACATGTTCAATGCCCTAAGCATTGCGCTGATGCAAGCATTTGCAATCAATGCTACTCAGCTTGGCAATTTATCTGCTTGCTATTTTTATGCTTTAATTCTCATGTTGGTTCCTGTTGGAATATTTTTAGATCATTTTGAAACAAAAAAACTTATTTTAGTGTCTATGATGGTTTCGATGCTGGGAACATTTTTTCTTAGCATGACTACGAATCTTCATCTAGCACAAGTCTGCCGATTTGTCTCTGGTTTAGGTGGTGCTTTTGCATTTCAAAGTTGTTTAAGGCTTATTGCAGAAAATTTTCCATCAAAAAGACTTGCATTAGTGAATGGTTGCATTGTGACATTTGCGATGCTAGGTGGAATAGTTGCACAAACTCCTTTGACGTTATTAGTACAAATCTATGATTGGCGGACAGTATTATGGATGTATGTTGGCATGGGTTTGTTTTTTTATTTGTTTATATTAATAGGTTTGCCTAATACAGCTAATTTTCATAAGAAAAAAGACTCTTTAACATCTAGGGCACAAATTAAAAACAAAATAAAATTAGCTGTCTACAATCGACAAACCTGGTTGGCAGGAATTTATACCAGCTTGCTTAATTTACCGGTACCTGTGTTGGGAGCAGTGTGGGGAAGCGGATTTATCATCCATGTTCATCAGGTATCAAAAATAGCGGCTGCAAATATAGTTTCAATGCTTTTTGTAGGATTAATCCTGGGTTCTCCGCTTTTTGGTTGGGTATCAGATCATTTTGAGCAGCGTAGAACACCCATGTTAATAGGTGCTTTAGGTGCGTTAACTACCATATTAATAATTGTTTTACTACCAAGTTTATCCACTTTTAAATTAGGAGTCCTATTTTTGCTATTAGGCTTTTTTTGTAGCACGGAAGTCTTGGGATACGCCGTTGTAGCAGAAAGTAATCCTATGGCGCGCGGTACAGCACTTGGCATTGCTTGCTTAATAATTATGTGCACTGGGGCTCTAGCACAGCCATTTTTTGGTTGGATATTAGACCTGCATTCAAATGCAATCATGATTAACCAAGTTAAAACTTATCCGGCAGTGAGCTATTGCCATGCCATGTTTATTTTACCGATTGCATTTTTTATCAGCTTAGTGGCAGCCTCCCTATTGAGAAATCCATTTTCTCTTTCAAAAAATCCATAAGAGGTGATTTATGAACATACTAGGTATTGGGGACGTGACTCATGACACATCAGTCTGCTTAATGAAGGATAATCAAGAAATTTTTGCTATTGAAGAGGAGAGGTTAACACGAATTAAGCACAATATGGTGTTAGATCCAAACAAGTATACTATAGAGGAGCAAGGACAACACTTTAATGGTGAGATAGAAAAATTTACACTGGCAGTTCGCGAAGAGAAATATATGCGCAGCATCAATTATTGCTTAGATGCCGCAAATATGGATTTCAGCCAAATAGATAATATCGTTATTTCAAGTCTATACAATGATTTACCATTCAGACATAAAGCCTGTTTCATCAACCATCACTTAGCACATGCTGCTAGTGCTTTTTATCCTTCTCCTTTTGCTAATGCGGCAATTTTAGTTTTAGATGGTTATGGAACTTATACAGATGGCAAATCAGAATGCATGATGTTTGCTCAAGGCAATAACAATCGAATTCAGGTATTTGATACTGTAGTAGGTTATTCAGACTTTACTGAAGCTGAAAAAATAAGTAGGTTAAAAGACACGCATATTATTTTTAAAAACTCACTGGGTGTATTTTATCAAAATATTACTATTCTTATCGGCTTAGGACATTTTGGTGAAGGGAAAACAATGGGCTTAGCTTCTTATGGAGAAGACAGGCCAGAATTAAATATCATTCGTGAATATATTCAATTATGCTCAGATGGGCAAATAAGCATTGATAATCGCTCTATTTTTAACTTATGCAAAAATATGATAGCTGATGCTAAGGTTTCTTGTAATAGTGGACAATTATTTAAACTATATGCAGATTTAGCTTTTAAACATCAGCAATTGTTAGAAGAAATGATAATACATAGTTGCAAATATTTATATCGAGTGACTGGAGAAAAAAATATCTGTTTAGCAGGTGGGGTTGCTTTAAATGGAGTTGCTAATTACAAAATTTTATCATCTACGCCTTTTGAGAAAATATTTGTGCAACCTGCAGCGGGAGATAATGGAATTTCTATTGGATGTGCTATGCATGGTATGTATAAGTTAGCAGGACATCCTAGATCAACTGAAAAGAGAAAATTATTTTCACCTTATTTAGGTAAGGTTTATAAACCCCAAGAAATTGAATTAGCTATTAATAGCTTTTCTTTAAATTTGGATGAGCAAGAATTAGAAGAAAATGCCTGTTTTTTAGCTGCAAAATTGATTAGTGAAGGTAAGATTGTTGCGTGGTTTAATGGCGCTAGCGAAATTGGGCCTAGAGCATTGGGGAATCGAAGCATTTTAGCTGATCCAAGACGATCAGAAATAAGAGATGTAATCAATTATTATGTAAAGCGTCGAGAAGGATTCCGCCCGTTTGCCCCAGCGGTTATAGCAGAATATTGCCAAGAATATTTCGAATTGGCTAATAATTCACCGCACATGCTTCTCGTTGCACCTGTTAAGAAGGGTAAGCGTTTTACGATACCTGCCGTCACCCATGTAGATGGATCTGCTCGTGTTCAAACTGTACATAGAGAACTTAATCCGATCTTTTTTGAGCTCATCCAGCATTTTTATCGTTTAACGGGAGTGCCATTGCTACTTAATACATCTTTTAATGGTAAGGGTGAACCTATCGTAGAGACACCTGAAGATGCTATCCGTTGCTTTTTAGAAAATAACATTGATTACTTATTTTTAAATGGACGAATATTTTCAAAAGCTGAGGAACTTGCTTTAGACTTTCCTGTTAATCAGGGTATTGTTTCCTACAGAAATTCTTACACAGCCTCTAATAAAATGTGCTGATTCCGCAAATTTGCGTTGACCATATTTTGAATCTAATTGTATCAGTGCCGGATCATTTTCTGACATTTGGCTAGTATGCTGAATTTCACTATATTGTTCAGTTATATCGCTATGGAAAAAATCAAAACTTACTTTTTTTACCATGTCAGCAATATAGGTATTTTCTATTTTTTTGCTATCCGAATTGGCTTCTTCAAGCAAATGAGCTAACAATTCGTGCAAATTCAACAGTTCATTTATAGTGCTGGCAGGACCTCTGGATGCAGGTAATGAAGTAAGTAAATTATTGACTTGATATGAATAGTAAACTGGAGAACCCAGTGGATCATCCATAGAAAAAGGGTATGGATGCATTATGGTCGGAACGTAATTTTTTAGATTGTAGGTATCAATGAGTGCTTCATGAAATCCTTGAACTGGTGCGCCCTCATTAGAAATTCCGGCTGCTCTTATTCCTGGAACGCCCCCATAGCAATAGCAATAATGTGTTTTAAGATTTCTATGTGTAATGGGTTCGGTTTATAACCTTTATCTGAGAGTATGCGCGCAAAATAATCCCAAACGACATCCTGATTGCGAGCATTTCTTGCATATTGAGAAAGCGACCAGGCTTCTTGAAGTAAAAAATAGTGAAATTTGATCCAGTCAATACTTTTAGAATCAGGCTCTATCCATTCAACAGGAAAAAAATAGATTTCGTTATACCAAGAATGGGTGAAATTTGGATGGTTAGCTATTCGCTTAAACATGTTCCATTGTTGAGAAATATCTTTAGGGATTTGGTTAGGTAAATCAAATTCCTTTCTTAATCGCGTGAAAAACGCAGCAGCTTGAATCTTAGGTAGTGTAAAAATGAAACGCGCCCCTGCGGTGACATTCCAAATTCGAATCGGATAATGAGATTTAGGAGGGTCTAATGATTCCCATAAGCCCATAATTACCCCCGGCAAAAAAAACTGCAGAGTAATGATGCGGCCTTCTATTTCCCGGCTTACCTCCATGCTATTCCGAGTAATAAGTCCTAGGGGAAATACGCTATAAGACAATCTATCTCTAAGTGATGTACTAATCGAAGAATGGGTTAACGGTACTACATCACCTAATGAATTAGGCACATGAATCATGCCATCCTTTAAAACAGTTGAACCATAAGGATATCGGACTCGAATTAAATTATGCCTTTTATTTGGCTTACGCTCTTCAATTATTTCAGCTAATTTCGGCTGCGCTTCCCTTATAGCTTCGCGTGCCTCATCTCAGCTGACCTCTTCTAAGAGGGCTTTATGATCTTGAGTTGATTTCATTCCACTGAACTCTTTTTTTTCCTAAATATTTAGGGGGTAATTTTAGCATACTTTTATCAATGGGTCATAGTTAAATGAAATTCTGAGAATATTATTCAATTCTGGCATGTGTTTTCATATGCATATCTTAAAATTCGCTTAAGGCGAAAAAATGGAGCCAAAAACTAGGTGCTTTGGCTCAGAGTTGTAATTTACTTTAGAGGTTTAATATGAAATACATTAATTCTTCCGCCGATTTAGATGCACATTGCCGAATATCTGAAATTGAACTCATTCATCTCTATTTGGAAGCCAAGGAAAATAACCCAAAATCAGAGGACATTAGCCACTCCCTCTACTTAACTATTCTGGCCATTGACATTTTGGAGCGTATAGGTAACACCATGCCTACTCAAGCGGAAATTGACTGCATTGAGTTGCATATAAAACGTTATACTAAAAAAAAGTTGTCCTTGATTCCTAATTATTTGAAAAATGTAGCGTAGATCATGCTGATTTAAACGATTATCCCCACGTAAGTAAACGGAGACCACCATTGATAAAAGTAGTAATAATTGATGACAATAAAATTGCACGATTGGGCATTAAAAGTCTTTTAGCTGATGATGAAATTGACATCATAGGAGAAGCATCTGATGGTAAAAGTGGAATTAATCTTGTTCAGGAGTTGCAACCTGATATCGTTATTCTGGACCTTCATCTACCGGATATTCATGGGATTCAAGTATGTCAGTTAATTTCTGAAAAAAATCCGCTGTGTAGAATTATTTTTATAACTGCAAGTCAGCATTTATTAACACTTTGTAGATTACTAAGTACTCCAGCTAAAGGTCTGCTTAATAAAGATTCACATTTTTCGGGTGTTGAAGCGGTAAAAACGGTTTATAAAGGCATGCCTTATATCCAGCCAGATTTGGGTTATGAATTAGTCACCTATATTATGAAAAATAATAAGCATGCGTTACATAATCTTACCGACAAGGAACAAAAGGTGCTTGCTTTGATAACTCAGGGTAAGACTCAAGAAAAAATTGCTGAGGAGCTTTTCATTAGTCCTAAAACTGTTTCTAATATAAAATTTCGTGGGATGAAAAAACTTAACGTAAAAACAACCCAGCAAATTCAAGAAGCCTTATTTGGATCTGAATTAGTATTATAAATTTTCTTTGCCAATTGACCCTCAAAATCATACTATAAAACTATCATTGTTCAAGCCCTTTTTACCTATCGCATATAAGTAATTTCTATAAGCAATTGCCCTATTTTTCTCAGGCAAATTCTTCAATTCCCGCAGAATTTGAAAATTTATCTGAAAATATTCACCCTTAAATTCAGGTAAATTCCCAATATTTGTGGATTCAATATCAATGAAAAAAATGAAAAAATAAATATTGTTTGGTAACTGATTGTCATTTTACTTCTAAGCTGTCATCCTGAGCTCCTCCCCGCTGCTGTTATCCTGAGTGTGGCAAAGGATCTTTTTATGGATGTCTCATGCTCGGGTATGCCACTATAAGAAGATCCTTCGCTATGCTCAGGATGACAGCAGTGGAGACTTTACGGAATCCGGGGCGGTTAGAAGTTCGCTAAACTGCAGTTGAGAAACTTGTTATCAAAATCTAGTCTAAATTAAAAGGAAATCAAATGAATAAAGATGCTACTCAAAAAAAATCAAAATTCCTCCAAGCAAGATATGACAAAAAAATTATTTTTACTGAACTTGAGATTCAATGCATTTTGCAATATATGCAAAATAATTCTTTATCTGATACTGAAATAAATTTAGAATTAGAGCCAAATACTGTCCGGTTTTATCTTATGAATGCTATACAAAAGTTGCATTTATCAAGCAAGGCTTTATAGATCCTATTCGATGCACACATCTTATTTAAGGCTCAAAGAGATGCATCATCTCAGCAGCGGCCTCGTTTGTTTGGACGACTAGTTGGTCTAAAAGGCTATGTGAGAAATATTATCTTAACGAAAAGA contains:
- a CDS encoding NAD-dependent malic enzyme codes for the protein MLNFTIKTNPTTQAKWLETSLSGKPLLTTPQLNKGTAFSKEERHHFELTGKLPIHIESLETQCERSFLQYQSYDSPLQKNIYLNKLHDTNQVLFYKLLQQHAAEMIPIIYTPTVGIAVEKFSREFQQARGLYISYEDRHIIEEILDNRSNPEIDLIVASDGGGVLGIGDQGIGAMLIPVAKLMVYSICGGINPLRTLPILLDAGTDNEALLQDPFYLGSRHGRISGEQYDEFIELFIRAVKKKFPKVFLHWEDFGRDNARRILQNYQHQICSFNDDIQGTGATTLAALLAAVKSTQSTLEQQRIIIFGGGNAGTGIADQLFDAIVRTGVAPQDARSRFWIIDKHGLLIDTMQDLTPAQKPFARPASDVAHWPSGGKAEISLLEVIKQVQPTVLIGCSARGGAFTQEIIETMASLVAQPIIFPLSNPTEKAEATPQDVLNWTQGQALIACGSPFPPVSFQGETRRIAQCNNALIFPGMGLGVIAVKANRVTDNMLWAACEALNRCAPIHDDPHAPLLPSIDQAHQSARDIAIAVATQALADGVATMPSGATIISCVDSQYWFPEYLPFHRVDG
- a CDS encoding MFS transporter, producing the protein MDSIKNNLSHSKTNKLINPWLICFLGSLFFFYEFVQMNMFNALSIALMQAFAINATQLGNLSACYFYALILMLVPVGIFLDHFETKKLILVSMMVSMLGTFFLSMTTNLHLAQVCRFVSGLGGAFAFQSCLRLIAENFPSKRLALVNGCIVTFAMLGGIVAQTPLTLLVQIYDWRTVLWMYVGMGLFFYLFILIGLPNTANFHKKKDSLTSRAQIKNKIKLAVYNRQTWLAGIYTSLLNLPVPVLGAVWGSGFIIHVHQVSKIAAANIVSMLFVGLILGSPLFGWVSDHFEQRRTPMLIGALGALTTILIIVLLPSLSTFKLGVLFLLLGFFCSTEVLGYAVVAESNPMARGTALGIACLIIMCTGALAQPFFGWILDLHSNAIMINQVKTYPAVSYCHAMFILPIAFFISLVAASLLRNPFSLSKNP
- the purB gene encoding adenylosuccinate lyase → MEFTPLTAISPLDGRYSSKLSELRPIFSEYGLLRFRLLVEIRWLQKLAQTKEIAEIPSLSLKAQELLENIYTSFSIEDAARIKAIETTTNHDVKALEYFLKERITHNPELAAISEFIHFGCTSEDINNLAYALMLTTAREQLLLPYMDRIVDTLKQLAHRYAEQPMLSRTHGQPASPTTVGKELANTVMRLERQRQQLQQVAISGKMNGAVGNFNAHLIAYPEIDWPKLTCQFVEGLNLTWNAYTTQIEPHDCLAEFFHALMRFNVILLDFNRDIWGYIALGYFKQKTKEGEIGSSTMPHKINPIDFENAEGNLGLANAILDHMAAKLPISRWQRDLSDSTVLRNLGVGIAHSLLAYQATLTGLNKLELNTEVLQADLDKNWEVLAEPIQTVMRRYGISQPYEKLKALTRGKTIDATALLNFIDSLDLPVAVKTSLKQLTPKTYIGNADEQAKKS
- a CDS encoding YiiX/YebB-like N1pC/P60 family cysteine hydrolase, which codes for MKSRFAQWLIQKFSKWLLHEPPQQPSFLYDFEKIRFEIRPADVLLIEGRNRVSLIIRHITHSTWTHSALYIGRLYDIEDIQLRSHIKKYYKGSPDEQLMIESIMGRGTIITPLSRYKNYTVRICRPRGLSHDDAQKVNSYALHHLGMRYSLRHIIDLARFLFPWGFMPRRWRSSLFVHNALKPTEEICSYLIASAFQSVHFPIIPEIIRDKSGLTLVSRNPKLYTPKDFDYSPYFDIIKYPLLPLGEGMYRYLPWKEDVLSGTEYIRFVKDVSPGHYTTAANEDKPVKPFISLKHLKADAEAENQHPKDKKSHPDSDEEKSNLDK